A stretch of the Vulcanisaeta souniana JCM 11219 genome encodes the following:
- a CDS encoding SDR family NAD(P)-dependent oxidoreductase, producing the protein MSRPINDLISLRGRRALITGAASGIGRAMALRFAEAGASLYLVDVNEAGLNEVANEVRGRFGVDVSTYRVDLSRKREIDDLWSAIRGREPDILVNNAGIYEFMDFLEVDEEALERTLAVNLKSVFHMCQGMIRGRGDRGGVIINVGSIESILPFARNLVHYDMSKMGVIALTRALAKEYGPKGFRINVIIAGGINTPGVQRLRQEAILKLRIDVIRTGVEYFMRMPLRRLGDPDEVARVALFLASDMASYVHGAAIPVDGGFLSA; encoded by the coding sequence ATGAGCCGGCCAATTAACGACTTAATATCCCTCAGGGGAAGGAGGGCGCTCATCACTGGAGCAGCCTCTGGGATTGGTAGGGCCATGGCCCTCAGGTTCGCCGAGGCGGGGGCCTCCCTGTACCTGGTCGATGTCAATGAGGCTGGACTTAATGAGGTGGCCAATGAGGTTAGGGGTAGGTTTGGTGTGGACGTTAGTACTTACCGCGTCGACCTATCCAGGAAGAGGGAGATAGACGACCTATGGAGCGCCATCAGGGGTAGGGAACCCGACATCCTCGTTAATAACGCCGGTATTTACGAGTTCATGGACTTCCTCGAGGTTGATGAGGAGGCCCTGGAGAGGACCCTGGCGGTGAACCTGAAGTCCGTCTTCCACATGTGCCAGGGCATGATTAGGGGTAGGGGTGATAGGGGTGGCGTGATAATAAACGTCGGGTCCATAGAGTCGATACTACCCTTCGCAAGGAACCTGGTGCATTACGACATGAGTAAGATGGGTGTAATAGCGCTCACGAGAGCGCTCGCCAAGGAGTATGGACCGAAGGGTTTCAGAATTAATGTGATAATCGCCGGCGGAATAAACACGCCCGGCGTCCAGAGGCTGAGGCAAGAGGCCATACTTAAGTTGAGGATTGACGTAATAAGGACCGGCGTTGAGTACTTCATGAGGATGCCGCTGAGAAGGCTTGGTGACCCAGACGAGGTTGCCAGGGTGGCGCTATTCCTGGCCTCGGACATGGCGAGTTACGTGCATGGGGCAGCCATACCGGTGGACGGAGGCTTCCTCTCCGCGTAA
- a CDS encoding aromatic ring-hydroxylating oxygenase subunit alpha produces the protein MVFWRDKSGKVNALLDDCPHRHARLSLGKVVNGNVQCPYHGFEFDGSGRTVKVPALGRSSEIPKYLRALSIPVYETHGIIWLWYGNGDPSKPPRFFDDLDGLSAYSEYSEVWSVSLPRAVENQLDVFHLPFVHYNTIGRGGKTLVHGPLVKVLDDYSFIIYPFNEVDRGQRPLRGNEIDASRLRNYLWFIYPNVWENYISRNMRIIAFFAPIDSSSTKIYIRLYMRVTSVKVIDRAITKLLMPFNTYVLHQDRRVVLTQSNDIMYDKLIHADYPIALYRRMYLKDKELNKLLGNAPQKLHE, from the coding sequence CTGGTATTCTGGCGAGACAAATCGGGGAAGGTGAATGCACTGCTTGATGACTGCCCACACAGACATGCAAGGCTTTCACTGGGTAAGGTAGTTAACGGCAATGTTCAATGCCCGTACCACGGCTTCGAATTCGATGGTTCTGGGAGGACCGTTAAGGTACCTGCCCTGGGCAGGTCATCCGAAATACCGAAGTACCTAAGGGCACTTTCTATCCCAGTATATGAGACCCACGGCATTATCTGGCTTTGGTACGGCAATGGAGACCCGAGTAAACCGCCGAGGTTCTTCGACGACTTAGACGGGCTAAGTGCGTACTCTGAGTATAGTGAGGTGTGGAGTGTGTCCCTGCCGAGAGCCGTTGAGAACCAGCTTGACGTATTTCACTTACCCTTTGTTCATTATAATACCATCGGTAGGGGTGGTAAGACCCTGGTTCATGGCCCACTGGTCAAGGTCCTTGACGATTACTCCTTCATTATCTATCCATTCAATGAGGTCGACAGGGGACAGAGACCTCTAAGGGGAAATGAAATAGATGCCAGCAGGTTGAGGAATTATCTTTGGTTCATATACCCGAATGTCTGGGAGAATTACATATCCAGAAACATGAGGATTATAGCCTTCTTCGCACCCATAGACTCAAGTAGCACTAAGATCTACATAAGGCTTTACATGAGGGTGACCAGCGTCAAGGTGATTGATAGGGCAATAACCAAGTTACTAATGCCCTTTAACACGTACGTACTCCATCAAGACCGCAGGGTAGTACTTACGCAATCCAATGATATTATGTATGACAAGTTAATTCATGCAGACTATCCAATAGCGTTATACAGGAGGATGTACCTTAAGGACAAGGAACTAAACAAACTACTAGGCAATGCACCGCAGAAACTTCATGAATAG